In Synechococcus sp. CC9616, the following are encoded in one genomic region:
- the topA gene encoding type I DNA topoisomerase, whose product MAHTLVIVESPTKARTIRGFLPKGFRVEASMGHVRDLPNNASEIPASAKGQKWANLGVNTEADFEPLYVVPKDKKKIVRELKDALKGAEQLLLATDEDREGESISWHLLQLLSPKVPVKRMVFHEITKEAIGKALDQTRELDMELVHAQETRRILDRLVGYTLSPLLWKKVAWGLSAGRVQSVAVRLLVQRERARRAFRSGSYWDLKAQLELNGSGFEAKLTHVDGRRIANGSDFDESTGGLKAGSDVRLLSEQEARALAATVSTSGWSVDAVEEKPTVRKPVPPFTTSTLQQEANRKLRLSARETMRCAQGLYERGFITYMRTDSVHLSDQAISASRSCVEALYGKDYLSKGPRQYSTKARNAQEAHEAIRPAGESFRTPGDTGLDGRDLAVYELIWKRTVASQMAEARLTMLSVDLSASEAAFRASGKRIDFPGFFRAYVEGSDDPDAALEGQEVLLPTLAVGDAPTPKQVEPLGHQTQPPARFSEASLVKMLEKEGIGRPSTYASIIGTIVDRGYSTLQGNALTPSFTAFAVTALLEEHFPDLVDTSFTARMETTLDEISHGKVQWLPYLEGFFKGNEGLENQVQLKEGDIDPGASRTIDLEGLTSVVRIGRFGAYLEAKRVSDDGEEELIKATLPREITPAELDEEQAELILKHKADGPEALGEDPETGDLIYLLFGQYGPYVQRGQVSDENPKPKRASLPKGVKPEDLTLEDSLGLLRLPRLLGEHPDGGRVQAGLGRFGPYVVWDKGKGDKDYRSLKGEDDVLAIGLSRSLELLAMPKRGRGGRTALKDLGKPEGSEETIQVYDGPYGMYVKQGKVNASLPEGKTADDISLEEAVELLSAKAASKKGSSRKASSATKKPAGRKPAAKKEAEAQPKTRKLPGTTKSGKPRAGAVRVIRPADS is encoded by the coding sequence TTGGCGCACACCCTCGTCATCGTTGAAAGCCCCACAAAGGCCCGAACCATCCGCGGCTTTCTGCCAAAGGGGTTCCGGGTTGAGGCGTCGATGGGTCATGTTCGTGATCTGCCCAACAACGCCAGCGAAATCCCAGCGTCTGCCAAGGGACAGAAGTGGGCCAATCTCGGCGTGAACACCGAGGCCGACTTCGAGCCCCTTTACGTGGTGCCGAAGGACAAGAAGAAGATTGTCCGTGAATTGAAGGACGCCCTCAAGGGAGCTGAGCAGCTGCTGCTCGCAACGGACGAGGACCGTGAAGGGGAAAGCATCAGCTGGCACCTGCTGCAGTTGCTGTCTCCCAAGGTTCCGGTGAAGCGGATGGTGTTTCACGAGATCACCAAGGAGGCGATCGGCAAGGCCCTGGATCAGACCCGAGAACTCGACATGGAGCTGGTGCACGCCCAGGAGACCCGACGGATTCTCGATCGTCTGGTGGGTTACACCCTCTCGCCGCTGCTCTGGAAAAAGGTGGCCTGGGGGCTGTCGGCCGGTCGGGTGCAATCGGTTGCCGTCCGCCTTCTGGTTCAGAGGGAGCGGGCCAGACGAGCGTTTCGCAGCGGCAGCTACTGGGATCTCAAGGCGCAGCTTGAGCTGAATGGGAGCGGCTTCGAAGCCAAGCTCACCCATGTGGACGGCCGTCGAATCGCCAATGGCAGCGATTTCGACGAAAGCACCGGCGGCCTCAAGGCCGGGAGTGATGTGCGGCTGCTGAGTGAGCAGGAGGCCCGTGCCCTGGCCGCAACGGTCAGCACCAGTGGCTGGTCGGTGGATGCCGTGGAAGAAAAGCCCACGGTGCGCAAGCCGGTTCCCCCCTTCACCACCAGCACCCTGCAGCAGGAGGCCAATCGCAAGCTCCGGCTTTCAGCGCGCGAAACGATGCGCTGTGCTCAGGGGCTTTATGAGCGTGGCTTCATCACCTACATGCGCACCGATTCGGTGCATCTCTCAGACCAGGCGATCAGTGCTTCCCGCAGTTGCGTTGAAGCTCTCTACGGCAAGGACTATCTGAGCAAGGGGCCACGGCAGTACAGCACCAAAGCGCGCAACGCTCAGGAGGCCCACGAAGCCATTCGTCCGGCAGGGGAGAGCTTTCGCACGCCGGGGGATACCGGTCTTGATGGCCGCGATCTCGCGGTTTACGAGTTGATCTGGAAACGCACGGTGGCCAGCCAGATGGCTGAAGCCCGTCTGACGATGCTCTCCGTCGATTTGAGTGCGTCTGAGGCGGCATTCCGCGCCAGCGGCAAGCGCATTGACTTTCCAGGATTCTTTCGTGCCTACGTCGAGGGCAGCGACGATCCAGATGCGGCCCTTGAAGGGCAGGAAGTGCTGCTGCCAACCCTGGCAGTCGGCGATGCACCGACGCCGAAACAGGTGGAGCCGCTTGGACACCAAACGCAGCCGCCGGCCCGCTTCAGCGAGGCCTCGCTGGTGAAAATGCTCGAGAAGGAAGGAATCGGGCGTCCTTCCACGTATGCCTCCATCATCGGCACGATTGTCGATCGCGGTTATTCCACCCTGCAGGGCAATGCGCTGACCCCGAGTTTCACCGCCTTTGCCGTCACCGCCCTGCTCGAGGAACACTTCCCCGATCTTGTCGACACCAGCTTCACCGCCCGGATGGAGACCACCCTCGATGAGATCTCTCACGGCAAGGTGCAGTGGCTTCCCTATCTGGAGGGCTTCTTCAAGGGCAATGAAGGCCTCGAGAATCAAGTGCAGCTCAAGGAAGGCGACATTGACCCCGGCGCGTCACGCACCATCGATCTCGAAGGTTTAACGAGCGTTGTCCGCATCGGTCGTTTCGGTGCCTACCTGGAAGCGAAGCGGGTCAGTGATGACGGAGAGGAGGAACTGATCAAGGCCACGCTTCCCCGCGAGATCACTCCAGCAGAGCTGGATGAAGAGCAGGCGGAGTTGATCCTGAAACACAAGGCGGATGGGCCTGAAGCCCTTGGTGAGGACCCAGAAACCGGAGATCTGATTTATCTGCTGTTCGGCCAGTACGGCCCCTATGTCCAGCGTGGTCAGGTCAGTGATGAGAATCCAAAGCCGAAGCGGGCGTCCCTGCCCAAGGGTGTGAAGCCGGAGGACCTGACCCTTGAGGATTCACTTGGACTGCTGAGGCTCCCCCGCCTTCTCGGTGAACATCCCGATGGTGGCCGTGTGCAGGCGGGCCTCGGACGTTTCGGCCCCTACGTGGTTTGGGACAAGGGCAAGGGCGACAAGGACTATCGCTCCCTCAAAGGTGAGGATGATGTGCTCGCCATCGGTCTCAGTCGTTCCCTCGAGCTGCTGGCCATGCCGAAGCGAGGCCGGGGCGGCAGAACGGCCCTCAAGGATCTCGGCAAACCAGAGGGCAGCGAGGAGACCATTCAGGTGTATGACGGCCCTTACGGGATGTATGTGAAGCAGGGCAAGGTCAATGCCTCTCTCCCGGAAGGGAAGACGGCGGATGACATCAGCCTTGAAGAGGCCGTTGAGTTGCTCAGTGCCAAGGCGGCCTCGAAAAAAGGCAGTTCTCGGAAGGCGTCCTCGGCAACGAAGAAGCCAGCTGGACGCAAGCCTGCGGCGAAAAAGGAGGCTGAAGCGCAGCCCAAGACCCGCAAGCTCCCTGGGACCACGAAATCGGGTAAACCCAGAGCTGGGGCGGTGAGGGTGATCAGGCCTGCGGACAGCTGA
- a CDS encoding DUF2232 domain-containing protein, which yields MSHEPAPLSRQQALRLVEGAYLAATTGLIWLALYYLPVGGALFRLSLPLPLALLQLRRGGRAGVEALLLAVLLLTALMGPVRGPLLLFPYGLLSLWLGWSWIKKLSWWISWGVGIVLGTFGFLVRLVVLSLLVGENLWVLITRAGAGLLDRFVSLLNLPVSPDLFEVQLMALALVVVQEVVYVLSLHALAYWIFPRLGSSLPRPPKLLQGLVALDPL from the coding sequence ATGAGTCATGAGCCTGCACCCCTCAGTCGCCAGCAAGCTCTGCGGCTTGTTGAAGGGGCTTACCTCGCCGCCACCACTGGTTTGATCTGGCTGGCGCTTTATTACCTGCCGGTTGGCGGAGCCCTTTTCCGCCTGTCTCTGCCATTGCCGCTGGCTTTGCTTCAGCTCCGCCGAGGCGGCCGGGCAGGTGTGGAAGCTCTGCTGCTCGCTGTGCTGCTGCTGACGGCACTGATGGGTCCGGTTCGAGGCCCACTTCTGCTGTTCCCCTATGGATTGCTGTCGTTGTGGTTGGGTTGGAGCTGGATCAAGAAGCTCAGCTGGTGGATCAGTTGGGGTGTCGGGATTGTTCTGGGCACGTTCGGTTTTCTGGTGCGACTCGTTGTGCTCTCGTTGCTGGTGGGTGAGAACCTCTGGGTGTTGATCACCCGTGCCGGTGCCGGACTCCTGGACCGCTTCGTCTCCCTGCTCAATCTCCCCGTCTCGCCGGATCTCTTCGAAGTTCAGCTGATGGCTCTGGCTCTTGTGGTTGTGCAGGAGGTTGTCTACGTGCTGTCACTCCACGCTCTGGCGTACTGGATCTTTCCCCGTCTGGGTTCCTCTCTGCCGAGACCGCCAAAGTTGCTGCAGGGCCTTGTTGCGCTTGATCCACTCTGA